A single Desulfovibrio piger DNA region contains:
- a CDS encoding sensor histidine kinase has protein sequence MFSAIKTYFGHLLEVPDAVSPARYRSLRRIMTILMVTVSVTPLLILTGINHAQYMSTLEREMENPLYAMVRKSQASLELFLGERASTVSLIAHAYSFDDLTNEQTLNRVFLALKSEFQGFVDMGLVDVNGRQVAYVGPYKLKDADYAGQPWLSEAQVKGRYISDVFLGLRGFPHMVIAVHRMEESGREWTLRVTIDTSRLERLVAAVGLMQDTDAFLCDSRGILQTNSRFYGKVLDKLPLTLPPQSFETTVRPWKDDSGQDLMVAYTSLTGTDFMLLAVKPTLDIYKPWTALRSELLLVFCGGIAVIVLVSHLLMKHLVGRLQASDERRVAVFAQMEHNQKLSSIGRLAAGVAHEVNNPLAVINEKAGLGLDLLHMSGDFERKDRLINLLEAIESTVERARGITHRLLGFARRMEANRQELSVPEVLTETMGFLERGAKNRGVNIGTDFAEGLPDIVSDRGQLQQVFLNIMGNALDAVPDGGKVDIACTRTDGGGLLVRVTDNGKGMSPEVIKHIFEPFYSTKKEKGNGLGMFITYGIVRRLGGEITVDSTEGKGTTVSITLPLTPPERPVEA, from the coding sequence ATGTTCTCTGCAATCAAAACGTATTTCGGGCATCTGCTGGAAGTGCCGGATGCCGTATCACCAGCGCGTTACCGCTCACTGCGGCGCATCATGACCATCCTGATGGTCACGGTGTCGGTGACGCCGCTGCTGATCCTCACCGGCATCAACCACGCCCAGTACATGAGCACCCTGGAACGGGAGATGGAAAACCCGCTCTACGCCATGGTGCGCAAATCGCAGGCCTCGCTGGAGCTTTTCCTCGGCGAGCGGGCCTCCACCGTCAGCCTGATCGCCCATGCCTACAGCTTTGACGATCTGACCAACGAGCAGACCCTCAACCGCGTCTTCCTGGCGCTCAAGAGCGAGTTCCAGGGCTTCGTGGACATGGGCCTGGTGGACGTGAACGGGCGGCAGGTGGCCTATGTGGGCCCCTACAAGCTCAAGGACGCCGACTACGCCGGGCAGCCCTGGCTCAGCGAGGCCCAGGTCAAGGGCCGCTACATCAGCGATGTCTTCCTGGGGCTGCGCGGCTTCCCGCACATGGTCATCGCCGTGCACCGCATGGAAGAGAGCGGCCGGGAATGGACCCTGCGCGTGACCATCGACACCTCCCGGCTGGAACGCCTGGTGGCCGCCGTGGGCCTGATGCAGGACACCGACGCCTTCCTCTGTGACAGCCGGGGCATCCTCCAGACCAACTCCCGTTTCTACGGCAAGGTGCTGGACAAGCTGCCCCTGACCCTGCCGCCCCAGTCCTTCGAGACCACGGTGCGGCCCTGGAAGGATGACAGCGGACAGGACCTCATGGTGGCCTATACCAGCCTGACGGGCACGGACTTCATGCTCCTGGCGGTCAAGCCCACCCTGGACATCTACAAACCCTGGACGGCCCTGCGCAGCGAACTGCTGCTGGTCTTCTGCGGCGGCATCGCCGTCATCGTGCTGGTCTCGCACCTGCTGATGAAGCATCTGGTGGGACGCCTGCAGGCCAGCGACGAACGCCGCGTGGCGGTCTTCGCCCAGATGGAGCACAACCAGAAGCTCTCCTCCATCGGCCGGCTGGCGGCCGGGGTGGCCCATGAGGTCAACAACCCCCTGGCCGTCATCAACGAGAAGGCGGGCCTTGGCCTCGACCTGCTGCACATGAGCGGCGACTTCGAGCGCAAGGACCGGCTCATCAACCTGCTGGAGGCCATCGAGAGCACCGTGGAACGCGCCCGCGGCATCACCCACCGTCTGCTGGGCTTTGCCCGGCGCATGGAGGCCAACCGCCAGGAACTGAGCGTGCCCGAAGTGCTGACCGAGACCATGGGCTTTCTGGAACGCGGTGCCAAGAACCGCGGCGTGAACATCGGCACGGACTTCGCCGAAGGCCTGCCGGACATCGTGTCCGACCGCGGCCAGCTGCAGCAGGTCTTCCTCAACATCATGGGCAATGCCCTGGATGCGGTGCCCGACGGCGGCAAGGTGGACATCGCCTGCACCCGGACGGACGGCGGCGGCCTGCTGGTGCGCGTCACGGACAACGGCAAGGGCATGAGCCCGGAAGTGATCAAGCACATCTTCGAGCCCTTCTATTCCACCAAAAAGGAGAAGGGCAACGGTCTGGGCATGTTTATCACCTACGGTATCGTGCGCCGTCTCGGCGGCGAGATCACCGTGGACAGCACCGAAGGCAAGGGCACGACGGTCAGCATCACGCTGCCGCTTACACCGCCGGAACGTCCTGTGGAGGCTTGA
- a CDS encoding competence/damage-inducible protein A: MKAEIIAVGTELLLGHTINTDAAHVARALSALGVDLHHACVVGDNAARLEACLRAALQRSDLVITTGGLGPTGDDLTKETVARVLGLPLEEHADSLRRLREYFGDRPVGENQYKQAWLPRGSHAFANSVGTAPGCAVPAEGHKLVILLPGPPSELLPMLHDGVVPWLARKTGACIQSSMVRTFALGEGDAELRLRDLTGGANPTVATYATDGEMFVRITAKAATAGEAAALVAPVREDVCRRLGDHVYGVDVENLESVVVPLLLQRGETLTTAESCTGGLLAKRITDVAGASSVFHQGLVTYANEAKTRLLGVPEELLARVGAVSPEVARCMAQQACARYGSTWGVGISGIAGPGGATATKPVGLVYIALSDGGRTWLRVMRPHGRYMGRAWTRQRAASHALDMLRRAMLGLPVEMEA; the protein is encoded by the coding sequence ATGAAAGCCGAGATCATTGCCGTGGGCACCGAGCTCCTGCTCGGCCACACCATCAATACGGACGCCGCCCATGTGGCCCGCGCCCTTTCCGCCCTGGGCGTCGACCTGCACCATGCCTGCGTGGTGGGCGACAACGCCGCCCGTCTGGAAGCGTGCCTGCGCGCCGCCCTGCAACGCAGCGACCTGGTCATCACCACCGGCGGCCTGGGCCCCACCGGTGACGACCTCACCAAGGAGACCGTGGCCCGCGTGCTGGGCCTGCCCCTGGAAGAGCACGCGGACAGCCTGCGCAGGCTGCGGGAATACTTCGGTGACCGGCCCGTGGGCGAGAACCAGTACAAGCAGGCATGGCTGCCGCGCGGCAGTCATGCCTTCGCCAACAGCGTGGGCACGGCCCCGGGCTGCGCCGTGCCCGCGGAAGGGCACAAGCTGGTCATCCTGCTGCCCGGACCGCCGTCCGAGCTCCTGCCCATGCTGCATGACGGGGTCGTGCCCTGGCTCGCCCGCAAGACCGGGGCCTGCATCCAGTCCAGCATGGTGCGCACCTTCGCCCTGGGCGAAGGGGATGCCGAACTGCGGCTGCGCGACCTGACCGGCGGCGCCAATCCCACGGTGGCCACCTACGCCACCGACGGCGAGATGTTCGTGCGCATCACGGCCAAGGCCGCCACCGCCGGAGAGGCCGCGGCACTGGTGGCCCCCGTGCGGGAGGACGTCTGCCGGCGCCTGGGCGACCACGTCTACGGCGTGGATGTGGAAAATCTGGAGAGCGTCGTCGTGCCCCTGCTGCTGCAACGCGGCGAGACCCTGACCACGGCCGAATCCTGCACGGGCGGCCTGCTGGCCAAGCGCATCACCGATGTGGCCGGTGCCTCGTCGGTATTCCATCAGGGCCTCGTGACCTATGCCAATGAGGCCAAGACCCGCCTGCTGGGCGTGCCCGAAGAGCTGCTGGCCAGGGTGGGGGCCGTCAGCCCCGAAGTGGCCCGCTGCATGGCCCAGCAGGCCTGCGCCCGCTACGGCAGCACCTGGGGCGTGGGCATCTCCGGCATCGCGGGGCCCGGCGGCGCCACGGCCACCAAGCCCGTGGGCCTGGTCTACATCGCCCTCAGCGACGGGGGGCGGACCTGGCTGCGCGTCATGCGCCCCCACGGCCGCTACATGGGCCGGGCCTGGACCCGCCAGCGCGCCGCCAGCCATGCCCTGGACATGCTGCGCCGCGCCATGCTCGGCCTGCCTGTGGAGATGGAGGCCTAA
- a CDS encoding glutamine amidotransferase, which yields MRCFVLQHLDFEDLGTFAPVLREAGWTIRACHVADGLPAARDWLDADLCVVLGGPMGVHDGAAYPFLAREQELVRSRLAEGRPLLGICLGAQLMAQALGAAVYAGKAKEIGWGGLHLTEAGEASPLAALRGAPVLHWHGDTFDLPPGASLLASTDITPHQAFRAGPGQLALQFHAEADAARMEHWLMGHACELAAARLDVAAIRQDARDLGGRAAAAGQKFFRRWLDSVFAA from the coding sequence ATGCGCTGTTTTGTATTGCAACATCTTGATTTTGAAGACCTCGGGACCTTCGCGCCCGTACTCCGTGAAGCGGGCTGGACCATACGGGCCTGCCATGTGGCGGACGGGCTGCCCGCCGCACGGGACTGGCTCGATGCCGACCTGTGTGTCGTCCTGGGCGGCCCCATGGGCGTCCACGACGGGGCGGCCTACCCCTTCCTTGCGCGGGAACAGGAACTCGTCCGCAGCCGTCTGGCCGAAGGCCGTCCCCTGCTGGGCATCTGCCTGGGCGCCCAGCTCATGGCGCAGGCCCTGGGCGCGGCCGTCTATGCCGGCAAGGCCAAGGAGATCGGCTGGGGCGGCCTGCACCTGACGGAGGCCGGGGAAGCCTCGCCCCTGGCCGCCCTGCGCGGGGCCCCCGTGCTGCACTGGCACGGCGATACCTTCGACCTGCCGCCCGGCGCCAGCCTGCTGGCCTCCACGGACATCACGCCCCACCAGGCCTTCCGGGCCGGGCCGGGACAGCTGGCCCTGCAGTTCCATGCCGAGGCCGACGCCGCCCGCATGGAGCACTGGCTCATGGGCCATGCCTGCGAACTGGCCGCCGCCCGCCTGGACGTGGCGGCCATCCGGCAGGATGCCCGCGACCTGGGCGGCCGTGCCGCTGCCGCCGGACAGAAGTTCTTCCGCCGCTGGCTGGACAGCGTCTTCGCCGCCTGA
- a CDS encoding response regulator — translation MALRVLLADDEKEFVETLAERLDLRGIDVRVALDGKAALTTLDEMAAAEALPDVMVVDLLMPGMTGDAVLQQVRRTYPGLPVIVLTGHDSVDDSGDSPVASAFACLTKPLSLGMFLETLEAAARSGGNGTNPARGA, via the coding sequence ATGGCACTGCGTGTATTGTTGGCCGATGACGAGAAGGAATTCGTGGAGACCCTGGCCGAGCGCCTGGACCTGCGCGGCATCGACGTGCGGGTGGCCCTGGACGGCAAGGCTGCCCTGACCACCCTGGACGAGATGGCGGCCGCGGAAGCCCTGCCTGATGTGATGGTGGTGGACCTGCTCATGCCCGGCATGACCGGGGACGCCGTCCTGCAGCAGGTGCGGCGGACCTATCCCGGCCTGCCGGTCATCGTGCTCACGGGGCATGACTCCGTGGACGATTCCGGCGACAGCCCCGTGGCCAGTGCCTTCGCCTGCCTGACCAAGCCGCTGAGCCTGGGCATGTTCCTGGAAACGCTGGAAGCCGCGGCCCGTTCCGGCGGCAACGGCACGAATCCGGCCAGGGGGGCGTAG
- a CDS encoding alpha/beta fold hydrolase, whose amino-acid sequence MIRSLLSCLLMLQVLLFSLQVATVQARADAATEYRIQTFPLERNGMALHLQRLTVAGTQPQRQILLVHGLTYSSHEFDVDYADYSLARYLAARGFAVWTFDVAGYGESQEVKDGFMPDSDYAAEDAAAAAAEILKVSGQKKLDVLGWSWGTVTSSRFVARHPEMVKKLVLYAPIMVGLGAADVKVPFNHNTWLHAAGDFQTTKDGAIDYSIVDPQVVAVFQSNCWRYDKDSSPNGGRRDLLVSAETPLIDPASIQVPTLVIGGDKDPYLNLDSMRAAMSKLPSGSRLEIMPGAAHAMMMEKPYYREFRQKVVAFLEH is encoded by the coding sequence ATGATCCGTTCACTTCTTTCCTGCCTGCTGATGCTGCAGGTGCTGCTTTTTTCCCTTCAGGTCGCCACGGTCCAGGCCCGCGCGGATGCCGCCACGGAATACCGGATCCAGACCTTTCCCCTGGAGCGCAACGGCATGGCCCTGCACCTGCAGCGTCTGACCGTGGCCGGGACGCAGCCGCAGCGCCAGATCCTGCTGGTGCATGGCCTGACCTATTCCTCGCATGAATTCGACGTGGATTATGCCGATTACAGCCTGGCCCGCTATCTTGCCGCGCGCGGCTTCGCCGTCTGGACCTTCGATGTGGCGGGCTATGGCGAGTCCCAGGAGGTGAAGGACGGCTTCATGCCCGATTCCGACTATGCCGCCGAGGATGCTGCGGCGGCCGCTGCCGAGATCCTGAAGGTCTCCGGCCAGAAGAAGCTGGATGTGCTGGGCTGGAGCTGGGGCACCGTCACCAGCAGCCGCTTCGTGGCCCGCCATCCCGAGATGGTGAAGAAGCTGGTGCTGTACGCGCCCATCATGGTGGGCCTGGGGGCGGCGGACGTGAAGGTGCCGTTCAACCACAACACCTGGCTGCATGCCGCGGGCGATTTCCAGACCACCAAGGACGGCGCCATCGATTACAGCATCGTGGATCCGCAGGTGGTGGCCGTGTTCCAGTCCAACTGCTGGCGCTATGACAAGGATTCCAGCCCCAACGGCGGCCGCCGCGACCTGCTGGTCTCCGCCGAGACCCCCCTCATCGATCCTGCCTCCATCCAGGTGCCCACGCTGGTCATCGGCGGAGACAAGGACCCGTACCTGAACCTCGACAGCATGCGGGCCGCCATGAGCAAGCTGCCTTCCGGCTCCAGGCTGGAGATCATGCCCGGCGCTGCCCATGCCATGATGATGGAAAAGCCCTATTACAGGGAATTCCGCCAGAAGGTGGTGGCCTTCCTGGAACACTAG
- a CDS encoding response regulator: MSKEEIKILLVDDEKQFVDTLAERLAMRGFSARVAYDGPQALKAVEDPTDVIVLDLRMPGMDGFEVLRSVKKSNPQVQVIILTGHGGDAEEQTAYRMGAYNFLKKPMDIDELLNSIRMAYRDKVENAMVAVSLAEGGDFDSAQDVLNEKDLLAEHKL, translated from the coding sequence ATGAGCAAGGAAGAGATCAAGATTCTGCTGGTAGACGACGAAAAACAGTTTGTGGACACGCTTGCCGAGCGCCTTGCCATGCGCGGTTTTTCAGCGCGCGTGGCCTATGACGGCCCGCAGGCCCTCAAAGCCGTTGAAGACCCCACCGACGTCATCGTCCTGGACCTGCGCATGCCCGGCATGGACGGTTTCGAAGTGCTGCGCAGCGTCAAGAAGAGCAACCCCCAGGTGCAGGTCATCATCCTGACCGGCCACGGCGGCGATGCCGAAGAACAGACGGCCTACCGCATGGGCGCCTACAACTTCCTCAAAAAACCCATGGACATCGACGAACTGCTGAACAGCATCCGCATGGCCTACCGTGACAAGGTGGAGAACGCCATGGTGGCTGTCAGCCTGGCCGAAGGCGGTGATTTCGATTCCGCCCAGGATGTCCTCAACGAAAAAGACCTCCTGGCCGAGCACAAGCTCTAG
- a CDS encoding alanine/glycine:cation symporter family protein — MLDFLNVVAGYVWGWPLMILLVGTGLWLTFSLRALQFSHLIHAFGLIVRKTPDKKAQGDISNFQALMVALSATVGTGNIAGVATAIYIGGPGALFWMWMTGLVGMATKYAEAVLAVKYRVQNENGTFSGGPMYYISRGLGWKWLATLFAFFASIATFGIGSMVQSNSVADALNHSFSIAPGITGIVLMGLTAAVIIGGVRSIGRVTALLVPVMIALYVLGALAVLIMHITEIPGVLAMVVSSAFEPVAATGGFAGATVMMAIRLGVARGLFSNESGLGSAPIAAAAARTSQPVVQALISMTQTFIDTLVVCSMTGLVILVTGVWTSGKNGAPLTSYAFETGLPGELGGLIVTIGIILFAYSTILGWSYYGEKAIEYLLGSKAIVPYRWAFIISVGLGSSMKLDLVWVLSDIFNALMAFPNLIGLIMLTPVVKAETMAYLRSLRQGSSSES, encoded by the coding sequence ATGCTGGATTTCTTGAACGTGGTCGCTGGTTATGTCTGGGGATGGCCCCTGATGATCCTTCTGGTCGGCACGGGCCTGTGGCTGACCTTTTCCCTGCGTGCCCTGCAGTTCAGCCATCTGATCCACGCCTTCGGCCTCATCGTCCGCAAGACGCCCGACAAGAAGGCACAGGGCGACATCTCCAACTTCCAGGCCCTGATGGTGGCCCTTTCGGCCACGGTGGGCACCGGCAATATCGCCGGTGTGGCCACGGCCATCTACATCGGCGGGCCCGGCGCCCTGTTCTGGATGTGGATGACCGGCCTTGTGGGCATGGCCACCAAATACGCCGAAGCCGTGCTGGCCGTGAAGTACCGCGTGCAGAACGAGAACGGCACCTTCAGCGGCGGCCCCATGTACTACATCTCGCGCGGGCTGGGCTGGAAATGGCTGGCCACCCTCTTCGCCTTCTTCGCCTCCATCGCCACCTTCGGCATCGGCAGCATGGTGCAGTCCAACTCCGTGGCTGACGCCCTCAACCACAGCTTCTCCATCGCTCCCGGCATCACCGGCATCGTGCTCATGGGCCTGACCGCCGCCGTCATCATCGGCGGCGTGCGCAGCATCGGCCGCGTCACCGCCCTGCTGGTGCCCGTCATGATCGCCCTCTATGTGCTGGGGGCGCTGGCGGTGCTCATCATGCACATCACCGAGATCCCCGGCGTCCTGGCCATGGTCGTGTCCAGCGCCTTCGAACCGGTGGCGGCCACCGGCGGCTTTGCCGGCGCCACGGTGATGATGGCCATCCGTCTGGGCGTGGCCCGCGGCCTGTTCTCCAACGAATCCGGCCTGGGTTCGGCCCCCATCGCCGCCGCGGCCGCCCGCACCAGCCAGCCCGTGGTGCAGGCCCTCATCTCCATGACCCAGACCTTCATCGACACCCTGGTGGTCTGCTCCATGACCGGCCTGGTCATCCTCGTCACCGGGGTCTGGACCTCCGGCAAGAACGGCGCGCCCCTCACCTCCTATGCCTTCGAAACGGGCCTGCCCGGCGAACTGGGCGGCCTCATCGTGACCATCGGCATCATCCTTTTCGCCTACTCCACCATCCTCGGCTGGAGCTATTACGGTGAAAAGGCCATCGAATACCTGCTGGGCAGCAAGGCCATCGTCCCCTACCGCTGGGCCTTCATCATCTCCGTGGGCCTGGGCTCGTCCATGAAGCTGGACCTGGTCTGGGTGCTGTCCGACATCTTCAACGCCCTCATGGCCTTCCCCAACCTCATAGGCCTCATCATGCTGACGCCCGTGGTCAAGGCCGAGACCATGGCCTACCTGCGCTCCCTGAGACAGGGGAGCAGCTCCGAGAGCTAG
- a CDS encoding HAMP domain-containing histidine kinase — translation MTDSQCMGRLLASATHDMRNVLAVIRESAGLAQDMVQLAAGPDKPADPRVIKALKEAQQQILRGAALAECMEYLAQISHSENENAPCDLVRVAGTFCLMAARRARAVQMVLESAGSEEPVWSAVPALAVLRALLDIFDLCASVGGQVKLRFSAGRQNKVEGIIIEVCDGANRDMALAALTGSPLLNARPRPGWQALLMPWRDPAQRFFLSISACGSED, via the coding sequence ATGACCGATTCGCAATGCATGGGACGCCTGCTGGCCTCGGCCACGCACGACATGCGCAACGTGCTGGCCGTGATCCGCGAATCCGCCGGGCTGGCGCAGGACATGGTGCAGCTGGCCGCCGGGCCGGACAAGCCCGCCGATCCGCGCGTCATCAAGGCCCTGAAGGAGGCCCAGCAGCAGATACTGCGGGGCGCGGCCCTGGCCGAGTGCATGGAGTACCTGGCCCAGATCAGCCACAGCGAGAACGAGAACGCGCCCTGCGACCTGGTGCGCGTGGCCGGCACGTTCTGCCTCATGGCGGCCCGACGGGCCCGCGCCGTGCAGATGGTGCTGGAATCCGCCGGCAGCGAGGAGCCCGTGTGGTCCGCCGTGCCCGCCCTGGCGGTGCTGCGTGCCCTGCTGGACATCTTCGACCTGTGCGCCTCCGTGGGCGGGCAGGTGAAACTCCGCTTTTCCGCCGGTCGCCAGAACAAGGTGGAAGGCATCATCATCGAAGTCTGCGACGGCGCCAATCGCGACATGGCCCTGGCGGCCCTCACGGGCAGCCCCCTGCTCAATGCCCGGCCCCGGCCCGGCTGGCAGGCCCTGCTGATGCCCTGGCGCGATCCGGCACAGCGCTTTTTCCTCTCCATTTCCGCCTGCGGGAGTGAAGACTAG
- a CDS encoding response regulator, translated as MRVLIVDDEQAFAEPLAQRLELRGIEAAVAGDAETALDMLSRQEWDLVFLDVCLPGMDGVSLLKLLQEHEPRPDVVMLSGATEMSQAVKAMRRGALNWLAKPVSLDAVLEECRKARERADARRQARRLAEEARLRSLGRIAEGVAHEVNNPLNIIVQAAGLMSDSLDSPEAGALPDIEDLRESLRTIVTQSMRVREITRKLLMAGVGLDPRSAPMDVRAVVSRVLTLLQGRMDSLKVACRLHFPPEWGEDGPRPLGSALELEQICLHLVENALDAMPEGGTLDIGARLLPADADGTAWYELWVADNGTGIDDDIMPHIFEPFFTTHRQAGRAAGLGLSVATGLAHGRGGRITAANRPEGGALFRLLLPLPAAGGRNEDTP; from the coding sequence ATGCGTGTACTCATCGTCGACGACGAACAGGCCTTTGCCGAACCGCTGGCACAACGCCTGGAGCTGCGCGGCATCGAGGCCGCCGTGGCCGGCGATGCGGAAACGGCCCTGGACATGCTCTCCCGGCAGGAGTGGGACCTGGTCTTCCTGGATGTCTGCCTGCCGGGCATGGACGGTGTCTCCCTGCTCAAGCTTTTGCAGGAGCATGAGCCCCGCCCCGACGTGGTCATGCTCTCCGGCGCCACGGAGATGAGCCAGGCGGTCAAGGCCATGCGGCGCGGCGCGCTCAACTGGCTGGCCAAGCCCGTCTCCCTGGACGCGGTGCTGGAAGAATGCCGCAAGGCCCGTGAACGGGCCGACGCCCGGCGCCAGGCCCGCCGCCTGGCCGAAGAGGCCCGCCTGCGCAGCCTGGGCCGCATCGCCGAAGGCGTGGCCCACGAAGTCAACAACCCCCTGAACATCATCGTCCAGGCCGCGGGCCTCATGAGCGACAGCCTGGACAGTCCCGAGGCCGGGGCCCTGCCCGACATCGAAGACCTGCGCGAGTCCCTCAGGACCATCGTGACCCAGAGCATGCGTGTGCGCGAGATCACCCGCAAGCTGCTCATGGCCGGTGTGGGCCTCGACCCCCGCAGCGCGCCCATGGACGTGCGGGCCGTGGTCTCCCGCGTCCTGACCCTGCTGCAGGGCCGCATGGACAGCCTGAAGGTGGCCTGCCGGCTGCATTTCCCGCCGGAATGGGGCGAGGACGGGCCCCGCCCCCTGGGGTCGGCGCTGGAACTGGAGCAGATCTGCCTGCATCTGGTGGAGAACGCCCTGGACGCCATGCCGGAGGGCGGCACGCTGGACATCGGCGCCCGGCTGCTGCCCGCCGATGCCGACGGCACCGCCTGGTACGAGCTTTGGGTGGCCGACAACGGCACCGGCATCGACGACGACATCATGCCCCATATTTTCGAGCCCTTCTTCACCACCCACCGCCAGGCGGGCCGGGCCGCCGGTCTGGGCCTGTCCGTGGCCACGGGCCTGGCCCACGGCCGCGGCGGCCGGATCACGGCGGCCAACCGCCCCGAAGGCGGGGCCCTGTTCCGCCTGCTGCTGCCCCTGCCCGCGGCCGGAGGCCGGAACGAAGACACCCCCTGA
- a CDS encoding DUF1634 domain-containing protein produces the protein MNKNDIQASPAQLRYADTLFYGSLIGFVIMLITYILYVTGILTPQIPLDELPHLWTGSAADYRAAGHIPQGWGWLSLIGKGDICNFVGIIILAGLTIVCFVQLALSLARRKQWLLCVIAILEVLVLVLAASGILVGGGH, from the coding sequence ATGAACAAGAATGACATCCAGGCTTCGCCCGCGCAATTGCGCTATGCCGATACTCTGTTCTATGGTTCCCTCATCGGTTTCGTGATCATGCTCATCACCTACATCCTGTATGTGACGGGCATCCTCACCCCGCAGATCCCCCTGGACGAGCTGCCGCACCTGTGGACCGGCAGCGCCGCCGATTACCGCGCCGCCGGGCACATCCCGCAGGGCTGGGGCTGGCTGTCCCTCATCGGCAAGGGCGACATCTGCAACTTTGTGGGCATCATCATCCTGGCGGGCCTGACCATCGTCTGTTTCGTCCAGCTGGCGCTCTCGCTGGCGCGTCGCAAGCAGTGGCTGCTGTGCGTCATCGCCATCCTCGAAGTGCTGGTGCTGGTGCTGGCCGCCTCCGGCATCCTGGTGGGCGGCGGCCATTAG
- a CDS encoding sulfite exporter TauE/SafE family protein, producing the protein MARNALATTARAVKAAAGQWLVLFFLTFALACPAISMAADAATAAPAAQTGVVTTVADAQDAAVTPSPVAATTGDVQTAPVVDNHPWWFWPVALLFFCFILGIIAVMAGVGGGVLFVPLVSGFFPFHLDFVRGAGLLVALAGALAAGPGLLRRNFANLRLALPVALIASACSIAGAMLGLALPTDILQICLGVTILGIAVLLFFSKNSVRPEVSRQDAVGMALGMNGVFLEPSTGEVVDWKTHRTLAGLLLFIVIGIMAGMFGLGAGWANVPVLNLLMGVPLKVSVGTSKFLLSITDTSAAWVYLNQGCVIPLMAIPSIVGLMLGSVVGVRLLAKAKPKFIRIMVIAVLFFSGAKALLKGLGW; encoded by the coding sequence ATGGCGCGCAACGCACTTGCAACGACGGCCCGTGCCGTCAAAGCCGCTGCCGGGCAGTGGCTCGTTCTGTTTTTCCTGACCTTCGCCCTGGCGTGTCCGGCCATCAGCATGGCGGCCGACGCCGCCACGGCGGCTCCTGCCGCCCAGACGGGCGTCGTCACCACCGTGGCCGATGCCCAGGATGCGGCCGTGACGCCTTCGCCGGTGGCCGCCACCACGGGCGACGTGCAGACCGCCCCGGTCGTGGACAACCACCCGTGGTGGTTCTGGCCCGTGGCGCTGCTCTTCTTCTGCTTCATCCTCGGCATCATCGCCGTCATGGCCGGTGTGGGCGGCGGCGTGCTCTTCGTGCCGCTGGTCTCGGGCTTCTTCCCCTTCCACCTGGACTTCGTCCGCGGCGCGGGCCTGCTGGTGGCCCTGGCCGGTGCCCTGGCTGCCGGTCCCGGCCTGCTGCGCCGTAACTTCGCCAACCTGCGTCTGGCCCTGCCCGTGGCCCTCATCGCCTCGGCCTGCTCCATCGCGGGCGCCATGCTGGGCCTGGCCCTGCCCACCGACATCCTCCAGATCTGCCTCGGCGTGACCATCCTGGGCATCGCCGTGCTGCTCTTCTTCTCCAAGAACTCCGTGCGTCCCGAGGTCAGCAGGCAGGACGCCGTGGGCATGGCCCTGGGCATGAACGGCGTGTTCCTCGAACCCAGCACCGGCGAAGTGGTGGACTGGAAGACCCACCGCACCCTGGCCGGTCTGCTGCTGTTCATCGTCATCGGCATCATGGCCGGCATGTTCGGCCTGGGCGCCGGCTGGGCCAACGTGCCTGTGCTCAACCTGCTCATGGGCGTGCCGCTGAAGGTCAGCGTGGGCACCTCCAAGTTCCTGCTTTCCATCACCGACACCTCCGCCGCATGGGTCTATCTGAACCAGGGCTGCGTGATCCCGCTGATGGCCATCCCGTCCATCGTGGGCCTGATGCTCGGTTCCGTGGTGGGCGTGCGCCTGCTGGCCAAGGCCAAGCCCAAGTTCATCCGCATCATGGTCATCGCCGTGCTGTTTTTCTCTGGCGCCAAGGCGCTGCTGAAGGGCCTGGGCTGGTAA